The Orcinus orca chromosome 4, mOrcOrc1.1, whole genome shotgun sequence genome includes a region encoding these proteins:
- the CTSO gene encoding cathepsin O isoform X2, which produces MELRRLWLLCCCCCCCCCCGCCPGAAPAPPSGRNPPAAFRESLNRHRYLNSVFPGENSTAVYGINQFSYLFPEEFKAIYLRSRPSSFPRFLADAHTSISNVSLPLRFDWRDKHVVTPVRNQQTCGGCWAFTVVGAVESACAIKGQPLEALSVQQVIDCSYSNYGCNGGSPLNALNWLNKMQVKLVRDSEYPFKAQNGLCRYFSDSHSGFSIKGYSAYDFRDQEDEMAKALFTLGPLIVVVDAVSWQDYLGGIIQHHCSSGEANHAVLVTGFDKTGSTPYWIVTNSWGTSWGIDGCVHVKMGGNICDKGPLPLPEALLPPQFIPSCGVRGLHLGWGAAAFTALAGLLPGRDPDAGSASLHPHLFPAPSYKG; this is translated from the exons ATGGAGCTGCGGCGCCTCTGGctgctctgctgctgctgctgctgctgctgctgctgcggctGCTGTCCCGGcgccgccccggccccgccgAGCGGCCGCAACCCGCCCGCCGCCTTCCGG gaaaGTCTTAATAGACATCGATACTTGAATTCTGTATTTCCTGGTGAAAACTCCACTGCCGTCTATGGAATaaatcagttttcttatttgttcccTGAAGAGTTTAAAG CTATTTATTTACGAAGCAGACCTTCCAGTTTTCCCCGGTTTTTGGCGGACGCGCACACATCCATCTCCAACGTGTCTTTGCCGTTAAGATTTGACTGGAGGGACAAGCACGTCGTCACCCCAGTGAGGAACCAGCAGACA TGCGGCGGATGCTGGGCCTTCACCGTGGTAGGAGCAGTGGAGTCCGCGTGCGCCATAAAAGGGCAGCCTCTGGAGGCACTGAGTGTCCAGCAGGTCATAGACTGTTCATACAGCAACTACGGCTGCAACGGAGGGTCCCCGCTCAACGCTTTGAACTGGCTCAATAAG ATGCAAGTGAAGCTGGTGAGAGATTCAGAATACCCGTTTAAAGCCCAGAATGGTCTGTGCCGTTACTTTTCTGACTCACATTCTGGATTTTCAATCAAAGGTTATTCTGCCTATGACTTCCG TGACCAAGAAGACGAAATGGCAAAAGCACTGTTTACCTTGGGCCCTCTGATAGTGGTAGTAGATGCCGTGAGCTGGCAAGATTACCTGGGAGGCATCATACAGCATCATTGCTCTAGCGGAGAAGCAAATCACGCCGTTCTGGTAACCGGCTTTGATAAAACAG GAAGTACCCCGTACTGGATCGTGACGAACTCCTGGGGAACTTCCTGGGGCATAGACGGCTGTGTCCACGTAAAAATGGGAGGAAACATTTGTG ATAAAGGGCCGCTGCCACTCCCTGAAGCCCTGCTGCCCCCACAGTTCATCCCCAGCTGCGGAGTGAGGGGCCTGCATCTGGGCTGGGGGGCGGCTGCTTTCACAGCCCTGGCAGGGTTGCTGCCAGGACGTGATCCGGATGCTGGTTCAGCATCACTGCATCCCCacctcttcccagcccccagctaCAAAGGGTGA
- the CTSO gene encoding cathepsin O isoform X1: protein MELRRLWLLCCCCCCCCCCGCCPGAAPAPPSGRNPPAAFRESLNRHRYLNSVFPGENSTAVYGINQFSYLFPEEFKAIYLRSRPSSFPRFLADAHTSISNVSLPLRFDWRDKHVVTPVRNQQTCGGCWAFTVVGAVESACAIKGQPLEALSVQQVIDCSYSNYGCNGGSPLNALNWLNKMQVKLVRDSEYPFKAQNGLCRYFSDSHSGFSIKGYSAYDFRDQEDEMAKALFTLGPLIVVVDAVSWQDYLGGIIQHHCSSGEANHAVLVTGFDKTGSTPYWIVTNSWGTSWGIDGCVHVKMGGNICGIAESVSAVFV, encoded by the exons ATGGAGCTGCGGCGCCTCTGGctgctctgctgctgctgctgctgctgctgctgctgcggctGCTGTCCCGGcgccgccccggccccgccgAGCGGCCGCAACCCGCCCGCCGCCTTCCGG gaaaGTCTTAATAGACATCGATACTTGAATTCTGTATTTCCTGGTGAAAACTCCACTGCCGTCTATGGAATaaatcagttttcttatttgttcccTGAAGAGTTTAAAG CTATTTATTTACGAAGCAGACCTTCCAGTTTTCCCCGGTTTTTGGCGGACGCGCACACATCCATCTCCAACGTGTCTTTGCCGTTAAGATTTGACTGGAGGGACAAGCACGTCGTCACCCCAGTGAGGAACCAGCAGACA TGCGGCGGATGCTGGGCCTTCACCGTGGTAGGAGCAGTGGAGTCCGCGTGCGCCATAAAAGGGCAGCCTCTGGAGGCACTGAGTGTCCAGCAGGTCATAGACTGTTCATACAGCAACTACGGCTGCAACGGAGGGTCCCCGCTCAACGCTTTGAACTGGCTCAATAAG ATGCAAGTGAAGCTGGTGAGAGATTCAGAATACCCGTTTAAAGCCCAGAATGGTCTGTGCCGTTACTTTTCTGACTCACATTCTGGATTTTCAATCAAAGGTTATTCTGCCTATGACTTCCG TGACCAAGAAGACGAAATGGCAAAAGCACTGTTTACCTTGGGCCCTCTGATAGTGGTAGTAGATGCCGTGAGCTGGCAAGATTACCTGGGAGGCATCATACAGCATCATTGCTCTAGCGGAGAAGCAAATCACGCCGTTCTGGTAACCGGCTTTGATAAAACAG GAAGTACCCCGTACTGGATCGTGACGAACTCCTGGGGAACTTCCTGGGGCATAGACGGCTGTGTCCACGTAAAAATGGGAGGAAACATTTGTG GTATTGCAGAATCTGTTTCTGCTGTATTCGTGTGA